CGCTGCGGTGGTAATCCTCAAGCGTAAACTGACCGCCCGGAATCAATCGGGGGCAATCGCTCTTACCTTCCGCATTGAGCACGCGAACCCGTTCGCCTTCGAGTTGATAGCGCGCGCTTTGGGCGCCGGCTCCCGGATCCAGGAAACGCCCGGGGTATTGGTAGCGTTCCAGTGTCGCCCCGCCGCCGGCGTTAGCCGTGGCCTGCAAGGCCAGTTCGGGGCGCTGAAAATCGTAATCCTTCAGGGTAACGGCTTGGGTTTCGATGCGGTTCCATTGACCAAATGGATAAATGGCCTCCCGTTCTGCCGGAGTGCCCTGGGGGTCATGGTAGATCAGCGCTGGGGTCCCGGTGATGGGTGCGGAGGCCGACGGGGTGTCGGTGATGACCATGGTGTGACCGCCCTGGCGATGGTCGAAGAAGTACCACATACCCTCTTCTTGCATCAGCCGGCGGACGAAATGCAGGTCGGTTTCTCCGAACTGCACACAATACGAACGCGTGGCATGCGACTCCTGCAGCAAAAACCGGTAGGCGTCTGAGGACACTTCTGCGCTGTCCATCACCGCGCGGATGATATCTTCCACCGTCATGGACTGGAAAATCCGACAGTCGCTGCGTTTTTCCAGAATCCAGGTATTGGGAACCAGCGTGAATTGGTAGTGGGCGAAACGTCGACCGACCTGCCCCTGCGCGACGGCCGCCACCATCCCGCTGACATAGCGGGTGGGTTCGCCGGTGCGGCTGTGCAGCGCCAGTGTGGCGGACTGGCCGATCAGTGGAGCCAAATCGAGATGGGCATCTTCGGATACCGCTGTAACGACAAACCGAAACGGCTCCGACAACGCTTCCGAACCTTGAAATTCGACGACGCGGAGCGGACTGCTGCATTCGGATACTTCCAGCCCGAACTGCTCCCCGTTAGCCATCCCTTCCGGCATGACCTTCCCCTTATTTTGTTTTACGCGTTGTTGTGACGATGAACCCTGATGGCGACGTTAAACTTCCCTGTCGTCGTGCGAATCAGCCGGGCGGGTTCTCTCGGGCTTTTGTAATCCTGCTAGTATCCCTTCACAATCGGCATGAATCAAGAATACGCCACATACCGCAGCTCACAGCCCTAAAATTCAACCAGCCGAACAGTTTGGTCAGGGCGTTTGTTAAACGCCCCGAAACGACCCACGGCCAAATGCGAAGGGCGGCCACCGATTCGTCGGCGGCCGCCAAACCGCACGCTCTTAGGCGTTAGGCGTCCGCCAATCGTCGGAACCGGAGGTACCGGCGATTTCGTGGGTCCACTCGATCATCCGATAGCTGAACGCCACATCTTCCATGTGGGTATATTGCTGTTTATCGGGATCTTGCACATTCGGCATATGGGCCCGAATGTCCACCACAATGGCGTCGACCAGACGGGTGGTGAAATAGTGTTCCTGCGTACCGGCCGAGGACGTACGGAACCAACGAATTTCACACTGGGTCAAGGTCTCCCCGGACGTCAACGCGTTATAAAGCAGCGGCGAGGATTTATCGAACACCTTGGTAATGACCAGGGGCTGATGAACCCGTTGACCTGTGGGCTGCCCGCTCTGCGGGTCACGCGGAATCACCACTTGGTGGCTGAATGCCTGCACCAAGATTTCGTCTTCGTGGCCTTCCTGATAGATGTTGCCCACGCTGTCCTCGGTGAACGCACCGGAGGTGATGGGACCTTGACGCTCGCCCTCAATGTACAAATACGCCGGAACTGGCATGATTTAACTCCTTAAGATTCCATTGTGTTCATTTGAATTACGTCTAACGAAATCGAAACAAGAACGCCGCCACGTCTTTAAAACAAGCTCCCCCGGCGTTCTACAATCACCGCCACAAACGGTGACTCACGGGTTAAGAGTCACAAAACATGCCAGATAGAAGAAAAAGCAATTGAAGGCGGAACTTATATTTCGCAAACAGTAACTTGCGGATCTGTTCTCGGAAACTGTAGAGATAAACCCTCTCGACTGACCACAAGAAATCTGGCGACAAGTTGCCAGATTATTCCCCGGATTGGCGATTTTTCGCCATTGTGTACTCCCGCTCATCCTCAAGAGGCGGAACCGACGGACTTCCCTCACCGGAATCCAACAAACCGTACTTACGCACTTTCTCAGCGAGAGTCCGTCGCGGCACTTTTAGCGAATCAGCCGCCCGCGATTGATTCCCGGCAAAGGCCTCCAACTGGCGGGCGATTAAGTCCGCTTCAAAGGCTTGAACGGCGGCCTTGAGCCCCACACCCAGTTGATCCGACACGGGGCCAGAGGCCGAATGAATCCCGCTGCTCACAGGCGCGACCGCATCCGACAGATGCTCCGGCATGATCGGCCCCTCCCGTTCACACAACAATACGGCGCGCTCAATCAAATTACGCAGCTCCCGGACGTTGCCGGGATAGTCGTAGGTCATCAAGGCATCCATGGTGGCCGGCGCAATACCACCGATGGGCTTGTCGAACCGAGTCGATGCGTTGATGGCGAAATGCTGAACCAGGGCCGGAATATCGTCCCGCCGCTCCCGTAGCGGCGGCAGATCGATGGGAAAAACGCAAAGCCGGTAGTAAAGATCTTCCCGAAAGCTCTTGTCGGCAATTTTGGCCTCTAGATCGCAGTGGGTGGCGGCAATGATACGCACATCCACCCGCCGGCCCTGACTGGCCCCAAGGGGCCGGACTTCGTGATCTTGCAACACGCGTAGCAACTTGGCTTGAAGCCCCAGCGGCATATCGCCGATTTCGTCTAGGAACAAAGTGCCGCCGTCGGCCGACTCAATCAGGCCTTTACGATCTTGATCGGCGCCGGTAAACGCCCCTTTTCGATACCCGAACAGCTCACTCTCCAAGAGCCCTTCGGGCAACGCCGCGCAGTTTTGCACCACGAACGGCTTTTGGGCTCTGGGACTGCCCCGATGGATGGCGGCGGCCACCAGCTCCTTCCCGGTGCCGGTTTCGCCGCGCAGCAAAACGGTCACAGACGAGTCGATGACTTTATCCACCAGATCGAATACCCGACGCATCGCCACGCCGTCCCCCACTAAAGTGTGCTGGTAGTCGTGTTCGATCCGTCGCTTCAAGCGGCGATTTTCTTCTTCCAGCGAGCGGTTGGCCTGATTGAGAATCTCAATGAGCCGCTCGTTCTCTTCGATCAACTGAACGCTGTTTAGGGTAATGGCGGCCTGTTGGGCAAAAGCGCGCACCACGCGCTCCTGCTGCTCGGGAAAGGACTGCAAGTCCCCGGCCTCACCGCGGGCGTTCACCAATACGAGAATGCCGATGGTGACCTCCAGGTGGTTACGCAGCGGCACAGCCAAAAAGGACTGCGTTCGATACCCGGCGGCCCGGTCATAGGTGTAGAGGTCGCCGCAATCGAATCCGGTGTAACGGTAAACGTCCCTCAGATTCACCGCGCGCCCGCTACGAGCGCAGAAGATCACGGGATTTTCGGCGCCGTCTCGCGCTTCGGTGCCCAAATTCAAAAGCGGCAGATGCTCGCGGTTCTTCGGTACCCTCTCGTTTTGAGAAACCTCGAGGTAAAGATGGGATTTGGTTCGATCCAAGGCGTAGATCCGCCCCGCTTCGGCACCGCTGATCCGCCGCGCCGCCTGCAGAATCACCCCGAGGCGATCGTGCAGGGGCTGCTTGGCGGATAAGCCGGCGCTAACCCGGATAAACTCGTCAACAACCCACAACGCGTCAGGCTGTTTGGCGGACATCGCCTGCCTGCTCCGTTTCAAACCGGCACGTCACATCGCCGCTCCGGTCCATAGACAAATGCATGAACCGTGGTCGATCATCCTGCCCCAGGGTGGCCAATAGCTCCGCCGATGCCTTGGGCAGAATGGTACGAGCGATCACGGCATCGACGTTGCGGGCGCCGGTGTCCGCTTGCGTACACTGTGCTGCCAACGCGGCGGCGAAATCCTCGCCACAGCACATTTCCACCCCGTGGCGGGTTCTCAATCGCTCGCCCAGCTGCCCCAGCTTCAGCTCGACAATCTCCTTCATGATCTCCCCACCGATCGGCAGATAGGGCACGACGGTCATGCGGGCCAGCAAGGCAGGTTTGAAATGGGCAGCGAGAATGGGCCGGATGTGTTCGGCAATCTCCGGCACCGCCAAAGAAGAGCCCGGCGCGGCCAAATGCATGATCTCGGAAGCGGCGAGGTTGCTGGTTAGAAACAGAACGGTGTTTCGAAAATCGACGCTACGCCCCTCGCCATCGGCCAATTCACCCTTATCGAAGACCTGGTAGAACAGGTTGAGTACTTCCGGGTCCGCCTTTTCCACTTCGTCGAGCAACACGACCGAATAAGGCCGCTGCCGCACGGCTTCGGTCAGCACGCCGCCTTCGCCAAACCCGACATAGCCCGGCGGCGAGCCGATCAAACGCGAAACTGTGTGCTTTTCCTGAAATTCCGACATGTTGATGGTGGTCATGGCCCGCTCGCCACCGAACAGCAAGTCGGCCACGGCCAGCGCGGTTTCCGTTTTGCCGACACCGCTCGGGCCGGCCAGCAGGAACACGCCCATGGGCGCGTGGGGATTACCCAGCCCTGCTTTCGATGCCCGAATGCCTTGCTGGATGATATCGATGGCCGCGTCCTGCCCTCTGATCCGTCGGCTCAGCGCACTGCCCAACTCCAGCACGGCGCGGGCTTCGTCTCGCAGCATCCGGCCGAGCGGTATACCGGTCCAGTCGGCAACCACGGCCCCGATCTCCTCCGGGCCCACTTCGAAATGCACCAGCGGGTCGCCGTCTTGTGCCAGCGCCAAGTCATTGTGCAAGCGCTCGAGTTGTTCGCGAGCGGCGCTTTGTGCTGCCTCATCGGCTTGCTCATCGAGCAGGATTTTCCGCTGATCCAAAATGGCGTCGACCCACTCACGCTCCCGTTGCCAGCGGGTTTTCAGAATGTCTTGCTCGGCTTCAATCTCTTGCAGCCGAGCGCCCAGGGCTTGATCCGCTGAGTCGTCGAAGGCATGCCCCGCCGATTGATCACGCCGTTTGGCGTCCCGCTCCCGAACCAGCACGGCGCTCTCGCGCTGCAACTGTTCCAGCGCCCGCGGCGTGGCTTCCATCGCCACTTTGACGCGGGCACAGGCGGTATCGAGCACGTCGATGGCTTTATCGGGCAGCTGGCGACCGGTGATGTAGCGCGCGGACAGACGCGCCGCCGCTTCCACACCGTCGTCACGGATATAAACCCCGTGGGCTTTCTCGTAAGCCGAGCGCAGCCCGCGCAAGATCACGGTGGCCTGTTCGGCGCTGGGTTCATCGAGCTTGACCAGCTGGAAGCGCCGGGCCAGGGCCGGATCCTTTTCGAAATACTTTTTGTATTCCGACCAGGTGGTGGCCGCGATGGTCCGCAGCTGGCCCCTGGCCAAGGCCGGTTTGAGCAGGTTGGCCGCATCGCTGCCGCCCGCGGCACCGCCGGCGCCGATCAGCGTATGGGCTTCATCGATAAACAGAATGATCGGTCGCTGAGAAGCCTGAACTTCTTCGATTACCGATTTAAGGCGGTTTTCGAACTCCCCTTTCACGCTGGCGCCCGCCTGAAGCAGGCCCATATCCAGGCCGAAGATTTCCACATCCTTTAGGCTGCTAGGGACATCGCCTTCGGCAATCTTCAACGCCAGGCCTTCGATGATGGCGGTCTTACCCACACCGGCATCACCCACCGCAATGGGGTTGTTCTTTCGCCGACGCCCCAGGATATCGACGATCTGCCGAATCTCCCGGTCCCGGCAAAATACCGGATCGATCTCGCCGGCACGGGCCCGGCCGGTAAAGTCGATCGTGAAGCGCTGCAGCGCCGATCCCGCAGCCCGGCCCGGCTGCGCATCGGCGGCATCCAACGCCGAGTCGGATTCCGCTGAACCGGCGGTAATGGCGCCCAATTCCTCGCGAAGTTGCTCTTGTTTTACGCTCCGCCAATGTTCGCTGTATTCACTGCGCGCATAACGGCGCCCATTGGCGAGCAAGGCACTAAACAATGCGCCGGAGCGGATTTGCGATTCACCCAATTCCACCGAACTAATCAACCAGGCATCCTGAATCCATTCGATCAATCCCGGCGAGAACACTGGCCGGCCGCCCTGGCCACTGGCATCGGCCTCGATGCAGCGATGCAATCCGCGGATGACGCGACCAGCGTCCACGCCATAGTGGGTGAAGATTCGCTCCAGATCGCTCTCGTCCCGTTCCACCAATTTCAACAGCAGGTGTTCCACATCGACCTCGTAGGCCCCCATGGACACACAAAGGCCGGCAGCTTCTTCCAAACACTGGGTGCAAAGCCCATTGAGCCTGGCAAACAGCGGCTTGAGTTCAACATTTAACATAATGGCTTTTTATTCCATGGGTAGAAACGAAGCGTCACAGCGAAATCACCACCTCACGAGCGCCCGGTGGCGGCTGCCCCAGCCAAGTGGACCAACCGAGGCCCAATCGTTGCCCTTCGTTCAGTTCGACGGCCGCCGCTTCCCGGTCATCGAGCACCAACACCAAATCCCGTTCCAGGGGCTGGTGCACGAGATACGACAGCAGGCGACGCAGGACTGGATAATCGGGCCCGGAAGGCAGAAAACGTTCAAAGCGCTCTCGCGTGAGCGGGCCGAAGCGGAGTCGAAACTTTCCCGCGCGATCCGGTACTTCTTCGCCCAAAGTCATGTCCGCCCCCAAGCGAACGTGGGCGACGCCTAAGCGCGTTTGCTGCTCAGGCGCCACGCGCATTTTGCGAAAACTACAGGGTTCCAGCGCGACCTCATCGAGCTGGAAATAGCCGGCAATCACAGCCTCCAGCCCCCCCACGCTGCGGTTGCGTGCCATCAACAAGCCGGCATAGGGCAACAGGCGGGTCCACTCCAAACCGGCGTCGGCGCGCAGATCCGCTTCGCGCAGCCCCATCAAAGCGAAGATCCGCTGGGAGAAGGCGTCCGTCGCGCCCCGACGATAGCTCAGGTAGTAGCGATATTTGCCACCGGCTCGATAGAGCAATGACAAAAGACGGTGATGAAAGAAATCGAGGAACTCTCGCCGCACATCCCCCCCGCCTCGCTCTTCACCCAACAACTGCTCGGTGTAAAAGGCCGGAAGCGGCGAGTTGCTGCCGTACAAGCCGGGCAGATTGACCGTGACCCGATAGCGGTCGCGTTGATCCAATCGCGCCGGCAACCGCTCGATGGATTCCACCTCCCGGGTCGGAAAGCCGAGACTGAGTTTGGGCGCCAGCCGAATAGCCTCCCCCGCCGGCGCCCCCCGCGTACCGATGGGCGTTGAGTCGGGATCGGCGGCCTCGAGAATCTGAAGCGCCCGATAGAAGGTGAATCCACCGGGGTCGTCCAGAAGTGCCGCGATCAGAGCAGGGGGCGACGACCGATCTTCGGTGGCCATTGGTAGACCTCCCCATGTTCTTGCCCGACCACTTCCAGCGCGTGGAAACTGTTCACGTTGGCGTACAGTGAAAAGAACTCGTTCAACACGGTCGCCAAAAGATACATTTCGCCCTCACTGCCGAAGCGCTTCTCGTGCATGGTCAGCCGGCTTTTGACGCCCCTCACCGGCAACCCTTCGTACAGCCAGTCGAAGGGTTCGGATTCAATGGCAATCAGCCCCTCCATCCGTTGCTGCGCGGCACGCTCCGCCGGGCGGTTCACGAATGCATGAAAATCATAGGTCGTAACAATCACGCGCAACGCCCGGATATCGTTTAAGGACAAGTAGTTAAGGCCGATATTGGAGATCAGTCGCCAATGCAGGCCGTCATCCATCGGCGGCGAAACTGAGGGTGTGACGGGCGAAATATTGGAAAAGCGCGCGTAGGGCGGTGATCCGGCCGTGGGAACGCAGATGTCGCCCACGCCCAGTTTCCCGG
The genomic region above belongs to Pseudomonadota bacterium and contains:
- a CDS encoding Hcp family type VI secretion system effector; the protein is MPVPAYLYIEGERQGPITSGAFTEDSVGNIYQEGHEDEILVQAFSHQVVIPRDPQSGQPTGQRVHQPLVITKVFDKSSPLLYNALTSGETLTQCEIRWFRTSSAGTQEHYFTTRLVDAIVVDIRAHMPNVQDPDKQQYTHMEDVAFSYRMIEWTHEIAGTSGSDDWRTPNA
- a CDS encoding sigma-54-dependent Fis family transcriptional regulator, which produces MSAKQPDALWVVDEFIRVSAGLSAKQPLHDRLGVILQAARRISGAEAGRIYALDRTKSHLYLEVSQNERVPKNREHLPLLNLGTEARDGAENPVIFCARSGRAVNLRDVYRYTGFDCGDLYTYDRAAGYRTQSFLAVPLRNHLEVTIGILVLVNARGEAGDLQSFPEQQERVVRAFAQQAAITLNSVQLIEENERLIEILNQANRSLEEENRRLKRRIEHDYQHTLVGDGVAMRRVFDLVDKVIDSSVTVLLRGETGTGKELVAAAIHRGSPRAQKPFVVQNCAALPEGLLESELFGYRKGAFTGADQDRKGLIESADGGTLFLDEIGDMPLGLQAKLLRVLQDHEVRPLGASQGRRVDVRIIAATHCDLEAKIADKSFREDLYYRLCVFPIDLPPLRERRDDIPALVQHFAINASTRFDKPIGGIAPATMDALMTYDYPGNVRELRNLIERAVLLCEREGPIMPEHLSDAVAPVSSGIHSASGPVSDQLGVGLKAAVQAFEADLIARQLEAFAGNQSRAADSLKVPRRTLAEKVRKYGLLDSGEGSPSVPPLEDEREYTMAKNRQSGE
- the tssH gene encoding type VI secretion system ATPase TssH — encoded protein: MLNVELKPLFARLNGLCTQCLEEAAGLCVSMGAYEVDVEHLLLKLVERDESDLERIFTHYGVDAGRVIRGLHRCIEADASGQGGRPVFSPGLIEWIQDAWLISSVELGESQIRSGALFSALLANGRRYARSEYSEHWRSVKQEQLREELGAITAGSAESDSALDAADAQPGRAAGSALQRFTIDFTGRARAGEIDPVFCRDREIRQIVDILGRRRKNNPIAVGDAGVGKTAIIEGLALKIAEGDVPSSLKDVEIFGLDMGLLQAGASVKGEFENRLKSVIEEVQASQRPIILFIDEAHTLIGAGGAAGGSDAANLLKPALARGQLRTIAATTWSEYKKYFEKDPALARRFQLVKLDEPSAEQATVILRGLRSAYEKAHGVYIRDDGVEAAARLSARYITGRQLPDKAIDVLDTACARVKVAMEATPRALEQLQRESAVLVRERDAKRRDQSAGHAFDDSADQALGARLQEIEAEQDILKTRWQREREWVDAILDQRKILLDEQADEAAQSAAREQLERLHNDLALAQDGDPLVHFEVGPEEIGAVVADWTGIPLGRMLRDEARAVLELGSALSRRIRGQDAAIDIIQQGIRASKAGLGNPHAPMGVFLLAGPSGVGKTETALAVADLLFGGERAMTTINMSEFQEKHTVSRLIGSPPGYVGFGEGGVLTEAVRQRPYSVVLLDEVEKADPEVLNLFYQVFDKGELADGEGRSVDFRNTVLFLTSNLAASEIMHLAAPGSSLAVPEIAEHIRPILAAHFKPALLARMTVVPYLPIGGEIMKEIVELKLGQLGERLRTRHGVEMCCGEDFAAALAAQCTQADTGARNVDAVIARTILPKASAELLATLGQDDRPRFMHLSMDRSGDVTCRFETEQAGDVRQTA
- the tssG gene encoding type VI secretion system baseplate subunit TssG, whose protein sequence is MATEDRSSPPALIAALLDDPGGFTFYRALQILEAADPDSTPIGTRGAPAGEAIRLAPKLSLGFPTREVESIERLPARLDQRDRYRVTVNLPGLYGSNSPLPAFYTEQLLGEERGGGDVRREFLDFFHHRLLSLLYRAGGKYRYYLSYRRGATDAFSQRIFALMGLREADLRADAGLEWTRLLPYAGLLMARNRSVGGLEAVIAGYFQLDEVALEPCSFRKMRVAPEQQTRLGVAHVRLGADMTLGEEVPDRAGKFRLRFGPLTRERFERFLPSGPDYPVLRRLLSYLVHQPLERDLVLVLDDREAAAVELNEGQRLGLGWSTWLGQPPPGAREVVISL